tccgtgtgtgtgtgagtgtgtgtgtgtgtgtgtgtgtgtgtgtgtgtgtactgaagcTGCACCAATCTATTTGTGAGCCCGTTGCAATGGCTAAGGTCACcgtcccctccctcgccctcgcccCTCACCCCTCGCTCCCACACCCCTGGAAGGTATATAACGCGGCGCAGGCTTGGAGCAGGAATAGTAAAGGGGAGACAAGCGAGTGAGAAGGAGTAGTGCACGATGGCGACCAAAAGCTGTGTGGGCTCGGCGTTAATACTCAGTGCTGTGGTGGTCACTGTGGCTGGacgtaagtgagagagagagttggtgtgtgagagagtgagtgacagACTGAGAGAGACTGAGATTTCTAGGTTAATATTTCCTGTGTTAAAATCTATTACTAAAGTTTTTACAtcgatttacatagaaaatcagaccacacagaccccatggtccagactaggtggtctgtccttaaacctaagtgattctacattaatcatatgactccaaaactttgcatttcaactcaagttaatattaagttgaaggaagtgtcagtcgagcttgtttttaaaggagtcaatcgtgttacactggaccactgatggtgggagcttattccattctcgcactacaacgttggtgaagaaaaatttggtgcagtctgaatttacttgtctacatttgagttttacgccattgttcctcgttcgcaaagtgtcatcgaatatatacaattttgatttgtccacattcgtgaaaccattaagtattttaaaacattcgatcagtcttcctcggaggcgacgtttctcaagagagaacatgttaagggtggaaagcctttcttcgtagtgtttgttgcgcaaggaagggatcatttttgttgcccgacgctgaattccttctaatttagcaatgtcctttgcatggtggggagaccaaaactgcaccgcatattccaagtgtgtgtgtgtgtgtgtgtgtgtgtgtgtgtgtgtgcgtgtgtgtgtgtgtgtgtgtgtgtgtgtctttcaaaTGTGTTTCTCTAAGTTGATGTGTtcccttttgtgtgttttaaaatCTATTAGTACACTTCAGTTATGCgcgcgcgtatgtgtgtgtgtgtgtgtgtgtgtgtgtgtgtgtgtgtgtgtgtgtgtgtgtgtgttagtctttcAAATGTGTTTCTCTAAGTTGATGTGTTCCCTTTTGTGTGCTTTCAAATCTATTAGTATACTTCAGTTATGCgcgcgcgtatgtgtgtgtgtgtgtgtgtgtgtgtgttctactacTACAGTTACCATTCAGTCACAAAAGtcaattcattcattcgttcattcataaAAATAATCTTGACTACTATCACAAGAGTTCACACACTCGGTCTGCCCTAAAAGCGGTTCGTTGGCCTCTGCCTGAGTCTGACTTAtctaacgctctctctctctctctctctctctctctctctctctctctctctctctctctctctgctattggTGTGGTTGATTTGTTTTccgtcttcattatcttcttaattttctttcttatttatttatttttcttccacttgtttttcttttttcttcttcctttttcgtcaTCTGCTTTTTCTACTTagtctcttatttttatttttatcccaattcatattttccttactactactactactactactactactactactactactactaatgctactactactactactattattactactacacttATTATCACTCAATTTAATCATCTTCCTATACTACTgctacattctcctcctcctcctcctcctcctcctcctgttatataAGTGCaacaataggaagaagaaaagagagaaggaggaggaggaggaggaacaatcaATAACCTAAGAATATCCTGGTCACAAGATCGAGCATTATTATCCCTTCctcatcaccttcccttcttacctgtcGTCAGCTGCTCAATATATCACCTGTGTCATCAATTAACCCATTACAAGACCATTAGCCACTCGACGGcctattgtggcgccatctttggGACATTAATTTACGCTAATGGCCTCCGTTCAACCTGACAGCCAAGTTTTGTTTAGTTATATTGTTTATCTTTTGTGGCTATGAATAGGATCGAGCTTCTTTTAAATAGGGTCTAATTTCGTCTATGTAGGGTTGAGTTCCTTTTCTTGTATGCTCTATAGTTTCTTGTATGTATTGTCTAGTGTCATTTCTGTGTGGTCCAAACTCTTATGTATGATCCAGTCTCTCTTATGTATGATTTATCTATTTACTCTTTATTTATggtgtatgtttttttgtatttgtgtgtgtgtgtgtttaagctggCCTTCTCCACGCTTTTTatatatcttcttcttttccatatgtACTAGTCCTTTCCCATCGTTTCTGAACCTTTTCTTAACTAAATGATCGAGTTATGTGTGCAATCTaagctccttctctcccctctcttataTGTTTCTTGCTTCCTAATCGGCTATATCCCAGGTCTTAATTTGTCTTATAATCTGGCTGTCTTTTCTTCATATAATTATTTCACCATTATCTTTGTTCTTTCCCGTCGTTTCTGAACCTCTACTTAACACTATGATTGAGTTGTGTGTGCAATCTgagctccttctctcccctctcttataTGTTTCTTGTCTCCTAATCGGCTATATCCCAGGTCTTAATTTGTCTTATAATCTGGCTGTCTTTTCTTCATATAATTATTTTACCATTATCTTTGTCATTTCCTGTCGTTTCTTTGTCTAATGTATCTTGTATATAATCTAACTGTTTCCCTTTCCTGTATCTTGGCAGAGGATTCAGGCGTCTTTACTTTCTGGCTGCCTGCGTCTTACTAATTttaaccttccttcatctttatcctttcccataCTAATCTTAACCTACCcccatctttatcctttcccataGTAATCTTaaacttcctccatctttatcctttcccttactaatcttaaacttcctccatctttatcctttcccatactaatcttaaacttcctccatctttatcctttcccatactaatcttaaacttcctccatctttatcctttcccatactaatcttaaacttcctccatctttatcctttcccataCTAATCTTAACCTACCcccatctttatcctttcccatactaatcttaaacttcctccatctttatcctttcccataCTGATCTTaaacttcctccatctttatcctttcccatactaatcttaaacttcctccatctttatcctttcccataCTAATTTTaaccttcctccatctttatcctttcccatactaatcttaaacttcctccatctttatcctttcccataCTAATCTTAACCTACCcccatctttatcctttcccttacTAATCTTaaccttcctccatctttatcctttcccataCTGATCTTaaacttcctccatctttatcctttcccatactaatcttaaacttcctccatctttatcctttcccataCTGATCTTaaacttcctccatctttatcctttcccttacTAATCTTaaccttcctccatctttatcctttcccataCTGATCTTaaacttcctccatctttatcctttcccatactaatcttaaacttcctccatctttatcctttcccatactaatcttaaacttcctccatctttatcctttcccatactaatcttaaacttcctccatctttatcctttcccatactaatcttaaacttccttcatctttatcctttcccataCTAATCTTAAACTTCCTCCATTTTATCCTTTCCCATACTAATCTTaaacttcctccatctttatcctttcccatactaatcttaaacttcctccatctttatcctttcccatactaatcttaaacttccttcatctttatcctttcccataCTAATCTTAAACTTCCTCCATTTTTATCCTTTCCCATACTAATCTTaaacttcctccatctttatcctttcccatactaatcttaaacttcctccatctttatcctttcccataCTGATCTTaaacttcctccatctttatcctttcccatactaatcttaaacttccttcatctttatcctttcccatactaatcttaaacttcctccatctttatcctttcccatactaatcttaaacttcctccatctttatcctttcccatactaatcttaaacttcctccatctttatcctttcccatactaatcttaaacttcctccatctttatcctttcccatactaatcttaaacttcctccatctttatcctttcccataCTATAGTGCGCGCCAGCTAATTTGGCCCGTGAGAGGGAGGGCCGTGAAAAATGCTCATATGTCAAGTGAACGTATTTGGCTTTAATTAATGTgcgtcatttaaaaaaaaaacttttcaaaagatataaacacacactaatattattttaattcaaactGCAATGAGCTACACAGTGTACTGTTACTtatatatttaggttattataaaaCGGTGGAGAAAACGTGACAACAGTGTTCAACAGTGTTGTCGGGTCACGACCTCACTGACTCCTCCTCTGGCCACTCCCTGTTCCCTCGGCCCAGCCCGGCATTCCActtccatccaccacagaggaagcatGGCAGCTCATCCAAACCATCACTCGTCTCACTTACGTAGTCAGGCAAAGGACATTGTTTTCAACGTCCACGAGTATTTCCAGAAAGAGAAGGACTACGGAGGACCTACAGAGAACGTTTCCAAAGTTaattacaggagagagagagagagagagagatatgggtggGAGCTAGACCCTGTTGGAGGCGGAGCGACAGATATGTGGCAACGCTTTAAGAGCTTAATGACCTAGGCTTTCCCGTGAAGCTCCTCCTTCACGGGCCAAAATAGCTGGCGCGCACTATAATCTTaaacttcctccatctttatcctttcccatactaatcttaaacttcctccatctttatcctttcccatactaatcttaaacttcctccatctttatcctttcccatactaatcttaaacttccttcatctttatcctttcccataCTAATCTTAAACTTCCTCCATTTTTATCCTTTCCCATACTAATCTTaaacttcctccatctttatcctttcccatactaatcttaaacttcctccatctttatcctttcccatactaatcttaaacttcctccatctttatcctttcccatactaatcttaaacttccttcatctttatcctttcccatactaatcttaaacttcctccatctttatcctttcccatactaatcttaaacttcctccatctttatcctttcccataCCAATCttaaacttccttcatctttatcctttcccataGTAATCTTAACCTACCcccatctttatcctttcccatactaatcttaaacttcctccatctttatcctttcccataCTGATCTTAACCTTCCACCATCTTTATCCTTCCCCATCGTTTCTTTACGCATGTGCTCTGATCGCCTTCCCTGCAGTCCCTTAcacatctctcttcttctcccttccagtGTGTCAGGACCACGAATTCCTGTGCGGCAGAGACAGATGTTTGCCCAAAAGGTGGATGTGTGACGGCTACCCGGACTGCAACGATGGCTCAGacgagaaggtgagagagagataatagattgagagatagagagattttttttttttagatgctgtCTATAGCGCtgataggctttcttgaggggtctctttgATGGCTCCAGTCCGTTAGTGGGGCAGGCGAATTTTGTTTATAGTGGCTGCAACGATGGCTCAGacgagaaggtgagagagagataagtagatagataaatagacagatttTTTCTTAGGTGCTGTCTATAGCGCtgataggctttcttgaggggtctctttgATGGCTCCAGTCCTTTAGTGGGGCAGGCGAATTTtgtttatagtgtctgccgtgatgtatgactttctTGGTCTCTTAACCGATATCGCTGAATTTTGGGTTGACTGATGATCTGGGACACATGTGAGGAATCTTCCGACACTTACGATGGTTGAATACTGTCAGCGtgtatcggtgggactcgaacccaggAACTCAAGcttaccacacccacacactgacAACTCGGCCCCTTTCATTACCGGAAATCCCAAGGACTCagataagggaatggaaaagcCTTTGCCGTCACatcctttccactcctttatctttatcctcctcttcctatctctctctgtcttctcctttctctttataatcttctttgatcctcctctgcttccttccttcctccttgtatcttcttcaatcctcctctctctctctctctccctcccagttTCCCTTTGTTCTcctgcccttcttccttccctcacctgacAGCCTTCCTCACATCCTCCGCAGGGCTGTGAAGTAGCGGAGAAGAACGAGGCGGAGTCGAAGGGGTGTCAGTCGCACGAGTTCGCTTGCAACAACACCAACTGCATCCCCGAGAACTGGAAGTGTGACGGACACGACGACTGCCGGGACGGGTCTGACGAGCTGCCCGCCATGTGTTGtgagtagatagacagatagagagagatagaaaaagaacgacagaaggaaagagtgaatgaaagaaaagttaaaaagattgagagaaagtggaaagataTTTATAGAAGGATGTgaagtattagagagagagagagagagagagagagagagagagagagagagagagagagagagagatttatgaagCAAACGGAGTGGAGAGTtcaccagcgaaagggatgagagagcgaagatgctggttaactcttgcagaaggaagTTGGATAGCATAAGGATGAGCTTGGGTAGAGTTACTAGAGTGAATCAGTGTTGCGAGTCTATAGAGGTCTCATAGTGTGTATATTGGTGTTGATGTGTTTCTTCTACGAGGTAAGTTGCTTTAATAATGCGAATCCCGTTTTCTTTGCAGCCCAGTGCGCGGACGGGGAGTTCAGGTGTGTGAGAGACAGCCAGTGTGTGTCCGGAGACTACCTCTGTGACGGGAACGAGGACTGCGAGGACGGATcagacgaggtgtgtgtgtgtgtgtgtgtgtgtgtgtgtgtgtgtgtgtgtgtgtgtgtgtgtgtgttctcagttttcagtctttctctttttaattgttcttttttttgtttgtttttcgtttggTTTTCTACGTGTCATCTATCttgcaatttctctctctctctctctctctctctctctctctctctctctctctctctctctctctctctctctctctctctctctctctctctctctctctctctctctctctctctctctctctctcttctcttttaattCTTATCTTCTctggctttttttctcttttctctcttctatcatcATTTTATCCTCCTCtagttcttttttattcctcttttctacctctcttactcttttgcaacttctcttttctctctacttcctcatttcttcttttcccttccttgcctttcctcattTATTCCATTCTCTCATAATTATTTCCTCTATCAAGTCTTATTTACTCCTATTTTTACTCTTTAGTCTCCTCTTCATTACTCTTTTGCGACTCTTCTCTgactccttattccttcctttgttttccttccttcatcattattTCATCTTCCAAACAttctttagtctttttcttcacttgttttaCTCTTTAtcaactctcctctcttctagctccttatttcttcacttttctccttggcttttctcttttattttcttcctctttcagatCTTGTTTACTCTTACTCTTTACTCTTTCAATCtttactctctccttttctttattattttgcaACTCTTCTCTTAACTCcttatttcttcacttctctcctttgtttccatCATTATATCCCCTCAAAGTCTTCTTTACGTCTCTGTTCCGCCTgtgttcctctcccctccctccacacacctcccAGCCTCTCTCTACCACAGGCAAAGCTTCAACTCTCTTCCTTTCGTGTCTACCCAGGCGGACTGCGGCGCCcagcccacgcccacgcccctgCCAGGCTACATGCTGTGTGACAACGGCCGCCGAATTCCCCACCGCTGGAAGTGTGACGGGACGGACGACTGCATGGATAACTCAGACGAAAGGGTGAGTGTCACTGTCTTActaagggctgtattttaagacaccatcgcttctcacatcaactatttctaaaggtcaaagaggggatcaatctggttttcatgagtgttttttaaggttcatggcacagaggaagggtcaaactaccaccagggtcataaaactacccctggaaaggcctacagctcctacgaaagccatgtcaaatatgtgaacttaggcgacgaaatgttttgaaatacgaCCCTCACCTTCCGGCGCCAAggcacactcatttgacaaggttttcgtaagtgttttgggcatttccagttagttttatgaccctggtggtagtctggcagttcttctgtaccttgaacctaaagaaacactcatcagaacacgattaatctccatttttgTCTTTGGAAGTAGATGATGTGAGTCTTGAGATGGTTCATAACTTACACTTCGTTCTTCCTTACTAAGAGAGAGATGTCAGTCGTTATCAAGAAAGATGGTAGATTGTAAACTGTTTTGTCTTTTGCCATTGCTTTCCTCCATGACTGTCCTATACCTCATCTAGCTCattatttcttcacttttcttccttttatttgtttcttccttatttcctcttctaaacctttgttactcctctcttccagctgtcttcctctcccctttctccacaCACCTCACAGCTTCTCAAATTGTTCAAcactactcttcctccctcagaACTGCGAGGGCGTCAAAGTCACCACGCCGCCCCGCCTGTGTCTGGACAATGAGGTGCAGTGCGGCCTCAACTGTATCCTGGAGCGCTGGGTGTGCGACGGGAAGGCGGACTGTGAGGACGGCACCGACGAGAGGGACTGCCCGGCCACCTGCCCCAACGGGAAGTTCAAGTGTGTGTCCGCGGGCTGCGTGCCGGCGGAGAGGCGCTGCGACGGGACCTCCCACTGCATGGACGGGTCGGACGAGCAGGGATGCGGTGAGTGTGAGATGTTGGCGGCTGGCTTGTGGTGGAGCTCTCTGGGCTTAGTCTGGTCTGGCTCAGGCTATTCTCTGTCTATTTTCAGCCTATCTTCTGTCTGCCCCCTATTCTCTGTCTATTCCGCCTCTTCTCAGCCTATTCTTTAGCTATTTTCAGCCTATCTTCTGTCTGTCCCCTATTCTCTGTCTATTCTGCCTCTTCTCAGCCTATTCTTTAGCTATTTTCAGCCTATCTTCTGTCTGTCCCCTATTCTCTGTCTATTCTGCCTCTTCTCAGCCTATTCTTTAGCTATTTTCAGCCTATTTTCTGTCTGTCCCCTATTCTCTGTCTATTCTGCCTCTTCTCAGCCTATTCTTTAGCTATTTTCACCCTATCTTCTGTCTGTCCCCTATTCTCTGTCTATTCTGCCTCTTCTCAGCCTATTCTTTAGCTATTTTCAGCCTATTTTCTGTCTGTCCCCTATTCTCTGTCTATTCTACCTCTTCTCAGCCCATTCTCTGTCTATTTTCAGTCTATTTGCTGTCTATTTTCAGTCTGTTTTCTGTCTGTCCTATGCCTATTCTCTGTCTATTCTGTCTCTTCTCAGCCCATTCTCTGTCTATTTTCAGTCTATTCTCTGTCTATTTTCAGTCTGTTTTCTGTCTGTCCTATGCCTATTCTCTATTCTCTGTCTATTCTGCCTCTTCTCAGCCCATTCTCTATCTATTTTCAATCTATTCGCTGTCTATTTTCAGTCTAttctctgttttttctgtctAATCTATTCTCTGTCTGTTCTcagcccgttttctttttctctgtttattcGAAGTCTATTCTGACACACACTGTAATATATCTCTTTGTGCTTAGTCTGCTATACTTCCCTATCCTTAtacctcacttctcctccttatACAGCCTAACAACCTCATAAAGCAAGATTATTTAACTTGTACACGCAACATAAATCTCAGTGTACGCAGTCTGTCTTTTCCATCATTCCTTATTTCCACACATCTCTCCTACAGCTCTCCTCTCAACCCGCTCTTCTACTCTCCCACAACAAGACAATCAACTCATCATCATTCCTTATTTTCACACGTCTCTCCTACAGCTCTCCTCTCAACCCACTCTTCTACTCTCCCACTACAAGATTATCAACTCATACATTACAATCGTGTGCTAAATCTCTCGCCATCACTCTCTtatccacctccatctccccgcagactcccccgccccgccgccgccgccagccagGGCCAACGACACGTGCGACCCTGAGACTCAGTTCCAGTGCGGCGGCGACAAGTGCATCCTGAAGCAGCGCATGTGTGACTCGATCGTCGACTGCAGCGGCGGCGAGGTGAGGACACGCGGACACAGGGACACTTTTGGGGTTGTTACGCACTGGTACACACGTGGATACATATATAAAAGGAGGATACACAGGATACACACGcacataactacacacacacacacacacacacacacacacacacacacacacacacacacacacacacacacacaaacacacttagtAGACATATTAGGAAAAAAATTGCACTCttttagaaggaaaataagcaggaacaaggaaaaattcacacacacacacacacacacacacacacacacacacacacacacacacacacacacacacttagagacATATATATTAGGAAAAAATTGCACTCCtttagaaggaaaataagcaggaacaaggaaaaattcatacacacacacacacacacacacacacacacacacacacacacactggctaactaactaactaaccagcgATAGTAACCACCTCCCTCCCTAACTAGTtaactacctacttacctacctaactATCAAATTAGacttacctaccttcctacttATATACTTAATTACCTAACTACCTGACAAACCATGCAGCCAACTCCCTGACTAACCATACTCCTCTCTCACGCACATTAGGACGAGCTGGTGTCCCTGTGTGGCATCGACGAGTGCCGCGAGAAGAACGGCGGCTGCGAGCACCTCTGCGTCAACACTCTGGAGGGCTACTACTGCCAGTGCCGCCCGGGGTACAGGCTCAACAGGAAGTTCAACTGTGAGGGTGAGTCTTGAGGGGACCGGCAAGActctacctctgtgtgtgtgtgtgtgtctttctctctcctgtatgGTAGTGTAGAGTACCTTTGATTTAATTTATTTTAGAGAGGTCTCATCCTCTACCTCACATAGcacaccctcctcacctcctccttctccctctcctccccccagaCATCGACGAGTGCGTGGAGGCGCCGGGCTCGTGCTCCCAGAAGTGCATCAACACCATCGGCGGCTTCCACTGCTCGTGTCTGCCCGGCTACCGACGTGACCCCGGCAACTACACGCGATGCAAGGCCGACTCCGGGGACCCTTACCTCATCTTCTCGCACAGGTGAGGATAAGGAGTATATACCatcatctcattctctctcaggTAGGCTAAAACATATACAGCATCATCGCAGCAGCATCCTCATTATCATCTCTGACCCTTACCTCATCTTCTCGCACAGGTAAGGGTAAGGAGTACATACCATCATCTCATTCCCTCTCAGGTAGGCTAAAACATATATACAGCATCATCTCACATCCTCTCAGGTGGGCTAAAAGTTATACAGCACCTTTTTTATCATCTCTGTAACCCCTACCTCATCTTCTCGCACAGGTAAGGGATAAGAAAGTATACAGCCTCATCTCATTCCCTCTCAGACGGGCTAAAACATATACAGTATCATCTCACATCCTCTCAGGTGGGCTAAAAGTTATACAGCACCTTTTTTATCATCTCTGGGGGCTCATACTTCATCTCTCACAGGGAAGGATAAGAAGTATATACAGCATCACATTCTCTCTCAGGTGGGTTAAAAGTATTTACCTTCATCATATCCTCTCTCAGGCGAGCTAGAAAGACTACATCATCATCTAAATCATCTCTAGAGGCTCTTAACTCATCTTCTCTCTGGTAGACGAGTAGACATACACCTAGAACTAAATTTACACCCACCACTgtatctgtttctcttcctgacCCTCGTGTGTCCCTCCTCGGCAGTTACGACATCCGGAGTCTGCGTCTGAAGGACCGTGAGCTGACCACGCTGGTGAAGGACGCGCGACGAGCCACGGCCTTAGACTTCCAGTACAGCACCAGCCAGATCATTTGGTGTgacaacaaggacaagaagatcaagaggtgagagatagacagatagacagacagacagacagattgatagacagacagacagatagacagacagatagatagacagacagacagacagatagatagacagacagacagatagagacagacaaggacaagaagatcaagaggtgagagatagacagatagacagacagacagacagatagatacagacagacagacagatagacagacagatagatagacagacagacagacagatagatacagacagacagatagac
Above is a genomic segment from Eriocheir sinensis breed Jianghai 21 chromosome 7, ASM2467909v1, whole genome shotgun sequence containing:
- the LOC126993431 gene encoding low-density lipoprotein receptor-like isoform X2 translates to MATKSCVGSALILSAVVVTVAGLCQDHEFLCGRDRCLPKRWMCDGYPDCNDGSDEKGCEVAEKNEAESKGCQSHEFACNNTNCIPENWKCDGHDDCRDGSDELPAMCSQCADGEFRCVRDSQCVSGDYLCDGNEDCEDGSDEADCGAQPTPTPLPGYMLCDNGRRIPHRWKCDGTDDCMDNSDERNCEGVKVTTPPRLCLDNEVQCGLNCILERWVCDGKADCEDGTDERDCPATCPNGKFKCVSAGCVPAERRCDGTSHCMDGSDEQGCDSPAPPPPPARANDTCDPETQFQCGGDKCILKQRMCDSIVDCSGGEDELVSLCGIDECREKNGGCEHLCVNTLEGYYCQCRPGYRLNRKFNCEDIDECVEAPGSCSQKCINTIGGFHCSCLPGYRRDPGNYTRCKADSGDPYLIFSHSYDIRSLRLKDRELTTLVKDARRATALDFQYSTSQIIWCDNKDKKIKRAHMSTPEVPEVLLERDQMVVDGLAVDWIHQNIYYTDISANQVHMMSWDGRWTHTIVTDKLDLPRAIAVNPIDGYIYWTDWGSAPKIERAELDGSDRATLVSAPHVHWPNGITVDYANKKLYWCDGYLSKIKMSNMDGSGIETVLYSSEVLRLPYSVTVFEDRMYWVDWSEIALFSADKFNGDNIEHVSAGHLLEAPRVVHVFHEYRQPAGENVCRGHACSHFCVRSSQGRPLCVCPDSFWLSPTDGSTCLNGTVAIITPGGSTENEVVIGGRTNPLVPSAVFGPPVSGGGQDKTVIEVSSPQAGMVLGVVLGSLVVLGLAIGMFVGYVKMRRRVIIHTRFPNPVYRKTTGLEEDGGGYTIEQDGIMFVQQDYDYSDAQNKVLLDSDDDAVLLTPKK
- the LOC126993431 gene encoding low-density lipoprotein receptor-like isoform X1 is translated as MATKSCVGSALILSAVVVTVAGLCQDHEFLCGRDRCLPKRWMCDGYPDCNDGSDEKGCEVAEKNEAESKGCQSHEFACNNTNCIPENWKCDGHDDCRDGSDELPAMCSQCADGEFRCVRDSQCVSGDYLCDGNEDCEDGSDEADCGAQPTPTPLPGYMLCDNGRRIPHRWKCDGTDDCMDNSDERNCEGVKVTTPPRLCLDNEVQCGLNCILERWVCDGKADCEDGTDERDCPATCPNGKFKCVSAGCVPAERRCDGTSHCMDGSDEQGCDSPAPPPPPARANDTCDPETQFQCGGDKCILKQRMCDSIVDCSGGEDELVSLCGIDECREKNGGCEHLCVNTLEGYYCQCRPGYRLNRKFNCEDIDECVEAPGSCSQKCINTIGGFHCSCLPGYRRDPGNYTRCKADSGDPYLIFSHSYDIRSLRLKDRELTTLVKDARRATALDFQYSTSQIIWCDNKDKKIKRAHMSTPEVPEVLLERDQMVVDGLAVDWIHQNIYYTDISANQVHMMSWDGRWTHTIVTDKLDLPRAIAVNPIDGYIYWTDWGSAPKIERAELDGSDRATLVSAPHVHWPNGITVDYANKKLYWCDGYLSKIKMSNMDGSGIETVLYSSEVLRLPYSVTVFEDRMYWVDWSEIALFSADKFNGDNIEHVSAGHLLEAPRVVHVFHEYRQPAGENVCRGHACSHFCVRSSQGRPLCVCPDSFWLSPTDGSTCLNGTVAIITPGGSTENEVVIGGRTNPLVPSAVFGPPVSGGGQDKTVIEVSSPQAGMVLGVVLGSLVVLGLAIGMFVGYVKMRRRVIIHTRFPNPVYRKTTGLEEDGGGYTIEQDGIMFVQQDYDYSDAQNKVLLDSDDVSISICHLPSLQRCQIVVLSLLYFPTSDPKTVSWTPIRRFTYNYR